From one Mycolicibacterium sp. HK-90 genomic stretch:
- the rplR gene encoding 50S ribosomal protein L18, translating to MAAKTEAAAARKPVGQNISETRRNSRLRRHARLRKKVSGTAQTPRLVVNRSARHIHVQLVDDLQGVTLAAASSIEADVRAVEGDKKAHSVRVGQLIAERAKAAGVDTVVFDRGGYTYGGRIAALADAAREGGLKF from the coding sequence ATGGCTGCAAAGACTGAAGCTGCCGCCGCCCGTAAGCCGGTGGGGCAGAACATCTCTGAGACCCGCCGTAACTCCCGGCTGCGTCGGCACGCCCGGTTGCGCAAGAAGGTCTCCGGCACCGCCCAGACCCCGCGTCTGGTGGTCAACCGCTCCGCGCGGCACATCCACGTCCAGCTCGTCGACGACCTGCAGGGCGTCACGCTGGCGGCTGCCAGCTCGATCGAGGCCGACGTCCGCGCCGTCGAGGGTGACAAGAAGGCGCACAGCGTTCGGGTCGGTCAGCTGATCGCCGAGCGCGCCAAGGCTGCCGGCGTCGACACCGTGGTGTTCGACCGTGGTGGCTACACCTATGGCGGCCGGATCGCCGCGCTGGCGGATGCCGCGCGCGAGGGCGGGCTGAAATTCTGA